AAAGTTGTTTCAGGCATTTTCGAATCGACTTTTAGCCATTGTGTATCAATAACCAGGAATAAAATAAACCCGGTAAAAACTCCAACTCCAATTGATGCCGGTAGTGTATGAAGTGTTCCGGTTTTGATATCGACCTGAGTAATTTTATTTGTTATCATCACTCCAAAGATCAATAAAATTAAAATGCCGCCGACGTACACAATAAGCTGAACAATAGCTACAAAATCAGCTCCAAGCAAAACATAAATTCCTGCAACACCAAAGAATGTAAACAGCAGAAAGAATGCTGCACGAACTATATTTCTTGTCGTAACCACAAAGAAAGCTGAAAGCAATGTTACTGCAGCAAATAAATAAAATATTATATCGTAAATGTTCATTGTTTATTTTCTTCTTTATTATCAGGCTTTGGCTCAGTTGGCTTATTTGCTTGTGCCGCAGCTTTTTCCTCAGCTGCTTTTTTTGCTGCTGCAATTTTCTCAGCTTCTTTCTTCGCCTGCATCTCTTCGAAGTTCTTTTTCTTTTGAATTCTTTCCTGTGGAGTAAGAGTTACAAAATCAAAAACCAGGTTCTCTCTCTGGAATTCAGAAAATTCATATACATCTGTCATGTAAATACACTCAGTAGGGCAGGGAAATACACACAATTGACAATAACAGCATTTAGCAAAATCGATGTTGAATGTTGTAACCCAAAGTGCTTTCTTTTTTCCATTTGAAGTCGTTCCAAGATCTTCACCTGGAATTGATTTGACTGTTTCAATTTCAATACAATTAACTGGACAAGCGCGAGCACATTGATCACATCCGATGCAGTCATCCATATTAACATAAAGTCTGTTTCTTTCTCTTTCAGGCAACTGAGGTTTTACCGAAGGATACTGAATAGTAACTGCAGGTATGAATAAATGTCTGAACGTTACTTTCATTCCTACCAGAATAGTATACAAACCTTGCCAG
This region of bacterium genomic DNA includes:
- a CDS encoding NADH-quinone oxidoreductase subunit I, with the translated sequence MRDYIYNFWQGLYTILVGMKVTFRHLFIPAVTIQYPSVKPQLPERERNRLYVNMDDCIGCDQCARACPVNCIEIETVKSIPGEDLGTTSNGKKKALWVTTFNIDFAKCCYCQLCVFPCPTECIYMTDVYEFSEFQRENLVFDFVTLTPQERIQKKKNFEEMQAKKEAEKIAAAKKAAEEKAAAQANKPTEPKPDNKEENKQ
- a CDS encoding NADH-quinone oxidoreductase subunit J, yielding MNIYDIIFYLFAAVTLLSAFFVVTTRNIVRAAFFLLFTFFGVAGIYVLLGADFVAIVQLIVYVGGILILLIFGVMITNKITQVDIKTGTLHTLPASIGVGVFTGFILFLVIDTQWLKVDSKMPETTLYTLGTLLLNEYVLVFELLGILLLVALIGAASMARK